CACGTTTCAAGATGAGGTTTCCCACCGGGTTAACCGGGTAAGGCCCCCAGCAGAACACTGGGTTGATAGGCCGGAGGTGTACAGCAGCAATGCCCAGCCGACCGGTACTAATAGGCCGAGGGCTTGTCCCACACTCACTCAACAAGACACACAAACACAGTGTCGACTGACTGAGACAACACGCCAGCGCACATGTTCGCGTCCACACACAAACACACAAGTTTGACCACCACCCCCCAACCCCGCACGGGTAGTTAGGGGTGTGGTGAGTCGCCAGAGTTACGGCGGCCATAGCGAAAGGGAAACACCCGGTCCCATCCCGAACCCGGAAGTTAAGCCTTTCAGCGCCGATGGTACTGCGACCGCGAGGTCGTGGGAGAGTAGGACGCCGCCGGACATACACTCCGTAGGGGCCACCGCAAGGTGGCCCCTACGCGCATTTGTGAGAGGAACCAACGACGTGGCTCAGGAACGCTCCGGGAACAACCCGTCCGGTCGCGGCGGTCGTCCGACTCGTGGGAACGACCAGCGCCGCGGCGGCAGCGACCAGCGACGAGGCGGCAGTGGCGAGCAGCGCCGCGGGTCCGGTGACCAGCGCCGCGGCGGCAGCGACCAGCGACGTGGCGACAGCGCCGGCTCCGGTGGTCGCTCGTTCTCGCGTGCCGGCCGCCCGCCCCGTGAGGAGCGTGGCCCCCGGACCGCCGACCAGGCCGTGTACGACGGTCCGGAGCTGCCCGAGGACATCACCGGCAAGGAGCTGGACCGCGGGGTCGCGGCGCAGCTGAAGGGTCTCCCGGAGAAGCTCGCGTCCCGCGTTGCCCGCCACCTGGCGGCCGCCGGCCTGCTGGTGGACGAGGACCCCGAGACCGCCTACCAGCACGCGCTGGCCGCGCGCGCCCGCGCTCCTCGGCTCGCCGTCGTGCGGGAGGCCGCCGGCGAGGCGGCGTACGCGGCGGGTCACTACTCCGAGGCACTGGCCGAGCTGCGGGCCGCCAAGCGCATGAACGGCGCCACCGACTACCTGCCGATCATGGCCGACTGCCACCGCGCACTGGGCCAGCCCCAGCAGGCCGTGAAGCTGGCGCAGAGCCCGTCGGTGGCCAACTTCGCCGCCCCGGCGAAGGCCGAGATGACCATCGTCGAGGCCGGTGCCCGACGCGACATGGGTCAGCTCGACGCTGCTCTGCGGGTGCTGGAGCAGGCCCCGCTGATGAACAAGAGCCGCGAGCCCTGGGTGGTGCGGTTGCGCTACGCCTACGCCGACACGCTCGAGGCCGCCGGACGCCCGACCGAGGCGCTCACCTGGTTCCACCGCACCGACGCGATCGATGCCGAGGAGATCACCGACGCCGCCGAGCGGGCCAGCGCGCTGGAGTCGGCCGCCGAGTAGGTCTCAGGACGTCGGCGGCACGATCGCAATGACGGCGCTGGTCCCCGCCGGGCTGGTGCCGACGCGCAGGCCGCTGCGAAAGGTCACCGAGACCCGGGCGACGAAGGCCGCACCGGCCTCGTCACCGGTCACCTTCACCAGCAGTGAGTCCCCGGGGCCGAGCTGCTGGCCGTCGGGCGGCATCAGCTCGGTGCAGAAGGCCGCCGCGTCCGAGGTGACGCTGACCGAGCCTCCCCGGCACAGCAGTGGCTCCACGACCACCGGGACGGTCGCATCGGTGTGGACGTGCACGCCACCCACCCGCAGCACCCGGTCGTCGGCCGCGCCGGAGTAGACGCCGACGTACACCGGGCGTCCGGGCGTCGTCACGGCTGTGACGTGCCCGTCGCGGACGGGTAGGTCGGCGGGGTGGGTGGCCCACCAGCTGCCGAGCACCAGCACGAGCGCGGCGCCGACGAGGGCCACAGTGAGGGACCGCCACCGGTTGCCGGTCAGGCGCAGGGTCCCCGCGTCGCCCGGTGCGGGCGTGGGCGCGGACGCGTGGCTCATGGCCGCAGCGTAGGGGTACCGGGGCCGCGGTGGCTGAGAGGGCTGTCACACTACGGGGCGTGAAGGACGTGAAGAGACCAGCCCTGGAGGGCAGCGTCGCGGTGCGCGACGGTCGCCGCCTCAGCTTCGCCGAGTACGGCAGCCCGCGGGGGTCGGCGATCGTGTGGATGCACGGGACCCCCGGTGCGCGCCGTCAGATCCCGTTCGAGGCCCGCGCGTACGCCGAGCAGCACGGGCTGCGGATCATCGGCATCGACCGACCGGGGATCGGGTCGTCCACCCCGCACCTGTACCCCCAGCTCCTGGACTGGGCCGGCGACCTCGAGCTGCTGCTCGATGCCCTGGCCGTGGACACCGTGCGGCTGGTCGGGCTGTCCGGTGGTGGGCCCTACGTGCTGGCGGCCGGCGCCGCTCTGGGTGAGCGGGTGCAGGGGATCGCCGTGCTCGGCGGGGTCGCGCCCGTCCTGGGACCGGATGCCGCCGCCGGAGGGGTGATCCAGCTGGCCAAGTGGCTCTCGCCGTTGCTGAGGGCGGGGCGGGTGCCCCTCGGTGTGGCTCTGACCCAGCTGATCCGGCTGGCCAGGCCGGTGGCGGGCCCCGGGCTGGACCTCTACGCCGCCGTGCAGCCGCCCGGGGACAAGAACCTCCTGGGACGCCCCGAGTTCAAGGCGATGTTCCTCGACGACCTCCTCAACGGCAGCCGCTTCCAGACCTCGGCGCCGATCCACGACCTCATCCTGTTCACCCGTGAGTGGGGCTTCGCGCTGGCCGACGTCCGGGTCCCCGTGCGCTGGTGGCACGGCGACGACGACCACATCGTGCCCTTCCACCACGGCGCACACGTGGTGGACCGGCTCCCGGACGCCGCGATGAGCGTCATCGACGGGGAGAGCCACCTGGGGGGCCTGGGCATCGCCGAGGAGGTGCTCTCGACGGTCATGTCCCTGGGCAGCTGACCGGGACACGCCGACGTGACGCGGGCGCCGCTACTGGTGCTCAGGGGCCCCATCGGTCACAATGGACCCCACAACCACATACGCACGTGACTGACCTGACGTCCAGGTCATCTCGATGGCGAGCCCGCTGGGGAAGGCGTAGCTCGCGCCGGAGATGAAGGAGGTCCAGGTGACCACGAACACTGCCACCCGCACCGCGACGAGGGGCGTCTTCTACGTGCACTCAGCGCCGTCTGCGCTGTGCCCGCACGTGGAGTGGGCCGTCGGCGGTGTCCTCGGTGCGCCCGTGAACCTCGACTGGACCCCGCAGCCGGCCCAGTCCGGCAGCTACCGTGCGGAGCTCTCGTGGACCGGCACGGCCGGGACGGCGGCGGCGGTGGCCTCCGCGCTGCGCGGCTGGAACCACCTGCGCTTCGAGATCACCGAGGAGCCGACACCCTCCACGGAGGGCTCGCGCTACTCCTTCACCCCCGAGCTCGGCGTCTTCCACGCCGTCACCGGCCTGCACGGCGACATCCTCATCCCCGAGGACCGCCTCAAGGCCGCGGTCGTGAAGTCGGCGCTCGGTGAGGTCACGCTGCTCGAGGAGATCGACAAGCTGCTCGGCAAGCCGTGGGACGACGAGCTCGAGACCTTCCGGCACGCCGGCGACGGCGCCCCGGTCCGGTGGTTGCACCAGGTGGTGTGACCCTCACTGTGCCCTGAGGCGGAAGAAGGTCGGCTCGATCCAGCCGTCGAAGGTGTCGAACCCGACCTTGTAGGTGAACTTCCCACGCAGCTTGAACCTGCCGGGGACGGTGTTCTCCCGGCAGAAGCGGAAGCGCGAGGTGCCCTTCGCCTTCGCCGCGCCCTTCAAGATGCCGTCCGAGGCGATGGTGGTGCCGCGACGGTCGGTCAGGAAGGTCTCCAGCGCCCAGGTGTCGGCGTCCTCGGGCGGGGTGATCTTGTACTTGTAGCGGTAGTTGCGGCAGCCCTCGTGCAGGGTGCCGTTGCCCCGGAAGGTCTGGGCGTACTCCGCCATCGCCTTGCCCTTGCCCGCGTCGGCCGGAGCGAGCGGCGCGAGGGTGAGCACGAGCGCGCCGATGAGCACGACCGCGAGGGCGAGCAACGGCCGCAGGACCGGCTGGTGCGTCGTCATGTGGACCTCCCTGTGATGGACGTCATGACAACGTCACAGACCGGGCGGGAGTTACGCAAACCCCCGCCCGCGGTGCGGATCCGGGTCCGCGGTCACAGCGGGATGTTGCCGTGGTGGCCCCGTCGTACGCCGCTGGCCTGGACGGCCGCGTCGATCGCGTGCGCGATCGCGCTGCGCGTGCGGGCCGGGTCGACGACCTCGTCCACGACCCCGATCTCCACGGCCTTCTCGACGCCGCCGGCGATCCGTTCGTGCTCGGCGGCCAGCTCGGCCTCGACCTGGGGCCGGATGTCGGGGGAGACCTCGGCCAGGCGCCGGCGGTGCAGGATCCGCACCGCGGCCACGGCGCCCATGACGGCCACCTCGGCGCCGGGCCAGGCCAGGACCCGGGTGGCGCCCAGGGAGCGGGCGTTCATCGCGATGTAGGCGCCGCCGTAGGTCTTGCGGGTCACCAGGGTCACGCGCGGCACGACACACTCGCCGAAGGCGTGCAGGAGCTTCGCGCCTCGGCGCACGACCCCGTCCCACTCCTGACCGACCCCGGGCAGGTAGCCGGGGACGTCGACGACCACGACCAGGGGGATGGCGAAGGCGTCGCACATCCGCACGAAGCGGCTGGCCTTCTCCGCGGACAGCGAGTCCAGGCAGCCCCCCAGGCGCAGCGGGTTGTTGGCCACCACGCCGACGGTGCGACCGCCCAGGCGGCCGAGGGCCGTGACGATGTTGGGGGCCCAGCGGGCGTGCAGCTCCTGCACCGAGCCCTCGTCGAGCAGCGACTCGACCAGGGGGTGCACGTCGTAGGCGCGCTTGCGCGACTCCGGCAGCAGGGCGCCGAGGTCCCGGTCGTCGACGTCGGCCAGGCGCAGGCTGCCCTGGGACCCGAGCAGGGAGGCCAGGCCACGGGCGCGGTCGAGGGCCTCCTGCTCGCTCTCGGTGAGCACGTGGACCACGCCGGAGCGGCGCCCGTGCGGCTCGGGGCCACCGAGGCGGAGCATGTCGACGTCCTCGCCGGTGACCGACCGGACGACGTCGGGACCGGTGACGAAGATCCGGCCCTCGGGCCCGAGGATGACGACGTCGGTGAGGGCCGGCCCGTAGGCGGCGCCGCCCGCGGCGGGGCCCAGGACGACGGAGATCTGGGGGATGCGGCCGGAGGCCTGGGTCATCACCTGGAAGATCCTGCCCACGGCGTGCAGGCTCAGCACGCCCTCGGCCAGCCGTGCGCCGCCGGAGTGCCACAGGCCGATGATCGGGACCCTGTCGGTCATGGCGCGGTGGTAGGCGTCGACCACGACCCGGCAGCCCAGGTCACCCATCGCCCCGCCCATCACGGTCGCGTCGGAGCAGAAGGCGACGACCGGGGCGCCCCGGACGGTGCCGACCACGGCCAGCATGCCGGAGTCGTCGTCGGGGGAGATGAGCTCCAGGCTGCCGTCGTCGAGCAGGGCCCCCAGGCGCTTCAGCGGGTGCCGGGGGTCCTCCTCCCTCGGCGGCTTGGCCGGTCGCACCGGGGCGGGCTGGGTCTGGACGGTCATCACACGCTCCCGAAGGCCACGGCCACGTTGGCGCCGCCGAAGCCGAAGCTGTTGTTGAGGGCGACGATGTCGCCCAGCGGAAGGTCGCGGGCCTTGGTCGCGATGTCGAGGTCGACCCGGGGGTCCTGCTCGTCGAGGTTGATCGTGGGCGGGCTGACCCGGTGGTGCAGGGCCATCACCGTGGCCACCGCCTCGAGCGCGCCCGCGCCGCCGAGCAGGTGCCCGGTCATGGACTTCGTCGAGGTCACGACCACGTCGGTGGCGTGCGAGCCCAAGGTGGCGTGCAGCATCAGGCCCTCGGCCACGTCGCCCTGGGGCGTGGAGGTGGCGTGGGCGTTGACGTGCGCGACGTCCGCCGGGTCCACGTCGCCCTCGGCCAGCGCCCGGGCGATGGCCCGGGTGCCGCCGCGGCCCTGGGGGTCGGGCTGGGCGATGTCGTGGGAGTCGGCGGTGACGCCCGCGCCGAGCACGGTCGCGTAGACGCGTGCTCCGCGAGCACGAGCGTGCTCCTCGGTCTCGAGGACCAGGCAGCCGGCGCCCTCGCCCAGGACGAAGCCGTCACGGGCGGTGTCCCAGGGGCGCGAGACCGTGGTGGGGTCGCCGCCCTCGGGACCGCTGGCGGTCTTCGACAGCGCCATCATGTTGGCGAAGGCCGCGATGTTGAGCGGATGGATCGCCGCCTCGGTGCCGCCGACCACGACGACGTCGGCGCGTCCGAGCCGGAGCTGGTCCAGGCCCAGGGCGATGGCCTCGTTGCCGGAGGCGCACGCCGAGACCGGTGTGCTGGCGAAGGCCCGCGCGCCCACCATCAGGCTGATGGTGGCCGCAGGGGCGTTGGGCATCAGCATCGGCACGGCCAGGGGGGAGACCCGGCGGGGGCCCTTCTCCAGCATCGTGTCGTAGTTCGACAGCAGCGTGGTCACGCCGCCGATCCCGGAGGCGAAGGCCACCCCCACGCGGTCGCCGTCCAGCCCACCCTCGTCGGCCGTCCCCTCGAGCCCCGCGTCGGCCCAGGCCTGGGTGGCCGCGACCATCGCGAGCTGGGAGGAGCGGTCCAGGCGGCGGGCCTTGACCCGCTCGAGGACCTCGGTGGGCTCGACGGCCACCCGGCCCGCGATGCGGACGGGGAGGTCTGCGGCCCAGTCCTCGGTGAGTGCCCGCACCCCGGAGCGCCCTGCGAGCAGGGACTCCCAGGTGGAGGGCACGTCACCTCCGACGGGTGAGGTGACCCCGAGGCCGGTGACGACGACGCGTGTGGGAGCCATCAGGCGGCGGAGGCGCGCTCGATGTAGGCGACGGCGTCACCGACGGTCTTGAGGTTCTTGACCTCGTCGTCGGGGATCGAGACGCCGAACTTCTCCTCGGCGGCGACGACGACCTCGACCATCGACAGCGAGTCGACGTCGAGGTCGTCGACGAAGGACTTGTCGAGCTGGACGTCGTCGGCGTCGACACCGGCGACCTCGTTGACGATCTCGGCGAGGTCGCTGCGGATCTCCTCGGTGGTGGCCATCAGGCGGTTCTCCTTCTCGTGGTGGTGCTGGTGGGTGGTGCAGGCTGGTGGTGCTGGGTGGTGCTGGGTGGTGCTGGGTGGTGCTGGGTGGTGCTGGGTGGTGCTGCCCGGACCGGGGTCAGGGCACGACGACGACCTGGGCGGCGTACGCCAGGCCGGCGCCGAAGGCGATGAGCAGGGCGGTGTCGCCCGACCGGGCCTCGCCCTCGGAGACCATGCGGTCCAGCGCGAGGGGGATCGAGGCGGCCGAGGTGTTGCCCTGGTCGACGATGTCACGGGCGATCCGCACGCCGTCGGGGAGCTTCATGGCGCGGGCCATGGCGTCGGTGATGCGCATGTTGGCCTGGTGGGGGACGAAGCAGTCGAGGTCCTCGACGGCCAGGCCGGCCCGGTCGAGGGCCTGCAGGCCGACCTTGGCCATCGCGAACGAGGCCCAGCGGAAGACCGCGTTGCCCTGCATCACCAGGTGCGGCATCCGCGGGTGGTCCGAGGCCAGCACGTCGCGCCAGTCCTCCCGGTTGCGGATCAGGTCGAACTGCTCACCGTCGGAGCCCCACACGACCGGGCCGATGCCCGGGGTCGGGCTGGGTCCCACGACCGCGGCGCCGGCGCCGTCGGCGAAGATGAAGGCAGTGCCCCGGTCGGTCGGGTCGGTCATCTCCGAGAGCTTCTCGACCCCGATCACCAGCACGTGCCCGGCACTGCCGGCACGCACCATGTCCGAGGCCAGCGCGATGCCGTGGCAGAAGCCCGCGCAGGCGGCCGAGACGTCGTACGCCGCAGCCTGGTCGGTGCCGAGCTCGTGGGCGACCGCTGTGGCCAGCGCCGGCGTCTGCAGCAGGTGGCTGACCGTGGCGACGACGACGCAGTCGACCTGTCGTGCGTCCACCCCGGAGCGCTCCAGCGCCTGCCGGGCGGCCGCGACGGCCATCACCTGGACACTCTCCTCGGCGGTGGCCCAGCGACGGCTCTCGATGCCCGAGCGCTGC
This genomic window from Nocardioides marinus contains:
- a CDS encoding tetratricopeptide repeat protein, whose amino-acid sequence is MAQERSGNNPSGRGGRPTRGNDQRRGGSDQRRGGSGEQRRGSGDQRRGGSDQRRGDSAGSGGRSFSRAGRPPREERGPRTADQAVYDGPELPEDITGKELDRGVAAQLKGLPEKLASRVARHLAAAGLLVDEDPETAYQHALAARARAPRLAVVREAAGEAAYAAGHYSEALAELRAAKRMNGATDYLPIMADCHRALGQPQQAVKLAQSPSVANFAAPAKAEMTIVEAGARRDMGQLDAALRVLEQAPLMNKSREPWVVRLRYAYADTLEAAGRPTEALTWFHRTDAIDAEEITDAAERASALESAAE
- a CDS encoding alpha/beta fold hydrolase, which produces MKDVKRPALEGSVAVRDGRRLSFAEYGSPRGSAIVWMHGTPGARRQIPFEARAYAEQHGLRIIGIDRPGIGSSTPHLYPQLLDWAGDLELLLDALAVDTVRLVGLSGGGPYVLAAGAALGERVQGIAVLGGVAPVLGPDAAAGGVIQLAKWLSPLLRAGRVPLGVALTQLIRLARPVAGPGLDLYAAVQPPGDKNLLGRPEFKAMFLDDLLNGSRFQTSAPIHDLILFTREWGFALADVRVPVRWWHGDDDHIVPFHHGAHVVDRLPDAAMSVIDGESHLGGLGIAEEVLSTVMSLGS
- a CDS encoding DUF3145 domain-containing protein, with the protein product MKEVQVTTNTATRTATRGVFYVHSAPSALCPHVEWAVGGVLGAPVNLDWTPQPAQSGSYRAELSWTGTAGTAAAVASALRGWNHLRFEITEEPTPSTEGSRYSFTPELGVFHAVTGLHGDILIPEDRLKAAVVKSALGEVTLLEEIDKLLGKPWDDELETFRHAGDGAPVRWLHQVV
- a CDS encoding acyl-CoA carboxylase subunit beta, which translates into the protein MTVQTQPAPVRPAKPPREEDPRHPLKRLGALLDDGSLELISPDDDSGMLAVVGTVRGAPVVAFCSDATVMGGAMGDLGCRVVVDAYHRAMTDRVPIIGLWHSGGARLAEGVLSLHAVGRIFQVMTQASGRIPQISVVLGPAAGGAAYGPALTDVVILGPEGRIFVTGPDVVRSVTGEDVDMLRLGGPEPHGRRSGVVHVLTESEQEALDRARGLASLLGSQGSLRLADVDDRDLGALLPESRKRAYDVHPLVESLLDEGSVQELHARWAPNIVTALGRLGGRTVGVVANNPLRLGGCLDSLSAEKASRFVRMCDAFAIPLVVVVDVPGYLPGVGQEWDGVVRRGAKLLHAFGECVVPRVTLVTRKTYGGAYIAMNARSLGATRVLAWPGAEVAVMGAVAAVRILHRRRLAEVSPDIRPQVEAELAAEHERIAGGVEKAVEIGVVDEVVDPARTRSAIAHAIDAAVQASGVRRGHHGNIPL
- a CDS encoding beta-ketoacyl-[acyl-carrier-protein] synthase family protein; its protein translation is MAPTRVVVTGLGVTSPVGGDVPSTWESLLAGRSGVRALTEDWAADLPVRIAGRVAVEPTEVLERVKARRLDRSSQLAMVAATQAWADAGLEGTADEGGLDGDRVGVAFASGIGGVTTLLSNYDTMLEKGPRRVSPLAVPMLMPNAPAATISLMVGARAFASTPVSACASGNEAIALGLDQLRLGRADVVVVGGTEAAIHPLNIAAFANMMALSKTASGPEGGDPTTVSRPWDTARDGFVLGEGAGCLVLETEEHARARGARVYATVLGAGVTADSHDIAQPDPQGRGGTRAIARALAEGDVDPADVAHVNAHATSTPQGDVAEGLMLHATLGSHATDVVVTSTKSMTGHLLGGAGALEAVATVMALHHRVSPPTINLDEQDPRVDLDIATKARDLPLGDIVALNNSFGFGGANVAVAFGSV
- a CDS encoding acyl carrier protein, with the protein product MATTEEIRSDLAEIVNEVAGVDADDVQLDKSFVDDLDVDSLSMVEVVVAAEEKFGVSIPDDEVKNLKTVGDAVAYIERASAA
- a CDS encoding beta-ketoacyl-ACP synthase III, with the protein product MPLPASGLRSQQGVPHAALLGIGAYRPSRVVPNSEVVGGIDSSDEWIRQRSGIESRRWATAEESVQVMAVAAARQALERSGVDARQVDCVVVATVSHLLQTPALATAVAHELGTDQAAAYDVSAACAGFCHGIALASDMVRAGSAGHVLVIGVEKLSEMTDPTDRGTAFIFADGAGAAVVGPSPTPGIGPVVWGSDGEQFDLIRNREDWRDVLASDHPRMPHLVMQGNAVFRWASFAMAKVGLQALDRAGLAVEDLDCFVPHQANMRITDAMARAMKLPDGVRIARDIVDQGNTSAASIPLALDRMVSEGEARSGDTALLIAFGAGLAYAAQVVVVP